In Microbulbifer elongatus, the DNA window TCAAGGATAATTTTGCCCGGCTGATCGTGATCGCCGTGATTCTCGGGCTCTGCTTTGTGATCGGTCTGTTGGTAAAAACCAGCGTGGGCCGCTGGATACACCGGCACCTGGACCACTGGCTGGGTAAACTGGCACCGGGTTACAACACCATCAAGGAATTGGTGCTGCAGTTTATTGGTGGCGGGGGAACCGAGGGAGTGCTGTCGGGGCCGGTGGCCAGAGCGCGGATTCACGGCGCCGGCAACCCGCTGTCGGTAACGGCGATCGTGACCTCTACCCATGCGGACGGCCACTTCACGGTCTATGTCCCAACCGCACCGGTGCCCACCTCCGGGTTTGTGTACCACCTGCCACCGGAGTGTGTGGAAATCCTGCCCCATGTGACGGTCGAGGCGGCGATGAAATCCATTGTTGCCTGCGGCTCGGGAAGTGGCCAGCTGCTGGCGGCACCGGCGCTGGAAGAGAAAGTCTAGGCTAGATCGGCTTGTTTTTGCCCAATGCGCGAATGGCGAAGCGCATTGGGTGCAGTGCTTTCACCAGATCCTCCGATACCGGCATCACTTCATTGTTGATCCAGGCCGCCAGTACCTCCGCGGCCAGCGGCGCATAGGTAAACCCCCGCGAACCCAGGCCGGCGAGCACGTAGAGATTGTGCTGGTAGCGCGTGCGTCGGGGAATCCGCTGCTTACGGTTTTTTCTCAGCGCACTGTAAGTGCTTTCCAGCGCGTCCCACTGTGCTACGGGGCCCGCCATGGGCAGGTAGTCCAGTGTCGCGGCGCGCAGCGCCGCGCGGCCCTCCAGGGGCTGCCCGGCAAATTCTTTCTCAAATTCCGGGAGC includes these proteins:
- a CDS encoding DUF502 domain-containing protein; the protein is MTRIKTFITLTLLGGLAVVLPIAIFILLFQWLFGQISELVAPATEWMQAHTEFKDNFARLIVIAVILGLCFVIGLLVKTSVGRWIHRHLDHWLGKLAPGYNTIKELVLQFIGGGGTEGVLSGPVARARIHGAGNPLSVTAIVTSTHADGHFTVYVPTAPVPTSGFVYHLPPECVEILPHVTVEAAMKSIVACGSGSGQLLAAPALEEKV